A part of Maridesulfovibrio hydrothermalis AM13 = DSM 14728 genomic DNA contains:
- a CDS encoding ABC transporter ATP-binding protein has protein sequence MMKSSAPDIRIENLTIGYDETIVVENINATLPGGGISVILGRSGCGKSTLLKNILKLHTPKGGAVYLGKHNIYKLKRKAFRCLKQRIGVLFQDGALLGALNLFDNVALPLREHTKLKQPEIYEVVKSKLSLVGLEDFMDFYPNELSGGMRKRAGLARAMVMDPDILFCDEPTSGLDPINSAELDELLLELKERFDMTIVVVSHDLASMETIADYVVVLGEGKTLFRGMKDDLMATDDPYLRQFLDREGQKREAPRLTMSKLDPSVMKMDCTKYIGDFNSN, from the coding sequence ATGATGAAATCTTCCGCCCCAGATATACGCATAGAAAACCTGACCATCGGCTATGATGAAACCATTGTAGTTGAAAACATTAATGCCACTCTTCCCGGAGGCGGCATTTCAGTGATTCTCGGCCGGTCAGGATGCGGTAAATCCACCTTGCTTAAAAATATTTTAAAGCTGCACACTCCCAAAGGCGGTGCTGTTTACCTAGGAAAACACAATATCTACAAACTTAAACGTAAGGCTTTCCGCTGCCTTAAGCAACGCATCGGTGTTCTGTTTCAGGATGGTGCGCTGCTTGGTGCTTTAAATTTATTTGATAATGTCGCGCTGCCTCTTCGTGAACACACTAAGTTGAAGCAGCCTGAAATATATGAAGTGGTAAAGTCTAAACTAAGTCTCGTGGGGCTTGAGGATTTTATGGACTTCTACCCCAACGAACTTTCCGGCGGCATGCGCAAAAGGGCCGGTCTGGCCCGTGCTATGGTCATGGACCCGGATATTTTATTCTGCGACGAGCCTACCTCCGGACTTGATCCCATAAACTCCGCTGAGCTTGATGAATTGCTGCTTGAACTTAAAGAACGTTTTGACATGACCATTGTTGTGGTAAGTCATGACTTGGCAAGCATGGAAACCATAGCGGATTACGTGGTTGTACTCGGAGAGGGGAAAACTCTTTTCAGAGGCATGAAGGATGACCTTATGGCGACTGATGATCCATACTTGCGGCAATTTCTTGACCGTGAAGGACAAAAAAGAGAAGCCCCCCGGCTCACAATGTCTAAACTTGATCCTTCTGTTATGAAAATGGACTGCACCAAATATATTGGTGATTTTAATAGTAATTAA
- the mlaD gene encoding outer membrane lipid asymmetry maintenance protein MlaD — MKKYPKETAVGIFVLIGILVIVYMSVKLGDVHMFSEDHYHVTASFNDVSGLRVKAPVEMMGVPIGYVDDIQLDLKTQKAVLVLSLENRIELTDDAIASVKTSGLIGDKYVKITPGGVGDPIEAGGVIIETESAIDIEDLISKYVFGKV, encoded by the coding sequence ATGAAAAAATATCCAAAAGAAACAGCGGTTGGAATTTTTGTTCTCATCGGAATACTTGTCATAGTATATATGAGCGTAAAACTCGGTGACGTGCACATGTTTTCTGAAGATCACTACCATGTGACAGCAAGCTTCAACGATGTCAGCGGCCTGCGGGTGAAGGCTCCTGTTGAAATGATGGGTGTGCCTATCGGATATGTTGATGACATTCAGCTTGATCTGAAAACACAAAAAGCCGTATTGGTTCTTAGTCTGGAAAACCGTATCGAACTTACTGATGATGCTATTGCATCCGTTAAGACCAGTGGACTTATCGGCGATAAATATGTGAAAATAACCCCCGGCGGGGTGGGTGATCCCATTGAAGCCGGTGGAGTAATCATCGAGACAGAATCAGCCATCGATATTGAAGACTTGATAAGCAAGTATGTTTTTGGCAAGGTTTAA
- a CDS encoding FAD-binding oxidoreductase: MKSYPEKLSRSHIKFLKKLFPDNESCFDDGTLLASGVDASRRHAKPLALVRPKTTQQVSELLRWAQQQRVPVYPRARATNKVGGCVPVHRGVVVSMLGMDEILDVDSRDFVAVVQPGVITADLQKVVEKQGLFYPPDPASLKISTLGGNISTCAGGMRAVKYGVTRDYVLGLEVVLPGGEVIHTGGRTHKNVVGLDLTRLMVGSAGTLGLVTQATLKLLPLPETSASVLIGFENLSGCLQGAEAVFGCGILPAAMELMDHNTLKALEIHSDVPWPEGTGGVLLLKIDGSAQSVAADLGQIEKALSAVHTTFMEQGTGDDQERLWELRRVISPAAFNLAPDKQGEDVAVPRGSVAKAIESYHEIGRELGVTVLCFGHLGDGNIHVSVMYDKLVAGQSERALKAKKEIFKSTLFFGGTLSGEHGIGLSKADYIGMQLADAEINIMNGIKRVFDPLNIMNPGKVV; this comes from the coding sequence ATGAAATCTTATCCTGAAAAACTATCCCGATCACATATAAAATTTTTGAAAAAGCTGTTTCCTGACAATGAGAGCTGCTTTGATGATGGCACTTTGCTGGCAAGCGGCGTAGATGCCAGCCGCAGGCATGCCAAGCCGCTTGCTCTGGTCAGACCCAAAACAACGCAGCAGGTTTCGGAGCTGCTTAGATGGGCGCAGCAGCAACGTGTTCCGGTTTATCCACGCGCGCGGGCGACCAATAAGGTCGGCGGTTGTGTTCCGGTCCATCGCGGCGTGGTTGTTTCCATGCTGGGTATGGATGAGATTCTGGATGTGGATTCAAGGGATTTTGTCGCCGTGGTTCAACCGGGTGTGATTACAGCTGATTTACAGAAGGTCGTTGAAAAGCAGGGCCTTTTCTATCCTCCAGATCCGGCAAGCCTTAAAATCTCTACTCTCGGTGGTAACATATCAACCTGTGCCGGAGGGATGCGGGCTGTTAAGTACGGCGTTACACGGGATTATGTGCTGGGGCTTGAAGTAGTACTGCCCGGTGGCGAGGTTATTCACACCGGCGGGCGTACCCATAAAAATGTTGTGGGTCTTGACCTTACCCGGCTGATGGTCGGTTCTGCCGGTACTTTGGGGCTGGTGACTCAAGCTACGCTTAAGCTGCTGCCGCTTCCTGAAACATCGGCTTCGGTACTTATCGGCTTTGAGAATTTATCAGGTTGCCTGCAAGGGGCGGAGGCTGTTTTCGGGTGCGGTATTTTGCCTGCCGCTATGGAGCTTATGGATCATAATACACTTAAGGCACTGGAAATACATTCAGATGTGCCTTGGCCTGAAGGGACCGGCGGAGTACTGCTGCTTAAAATTGACGGTTCGGCGCAATCTGTTGCGGCTGACCTTGGGCAGATTGAAAAAGCTCTTTCTGCTGTGCATACGACTTTCATGGAACAAGGGACGGGGGATGATCAGGAACGGCTCTGGGAACTGCGGCGGGTAATCAGTCCTGCCGCCTTTAACCTCGCACCGGATAAGCAGGGTGAGGATGTCGCTGTTCCCAGAGGGAGCGTTGCAAAAGCTATTGAAAGCTACCATGAGATAGGTAGAGAGCTTGGGGTGACGGTTCTTTGCTTTGGTCACTTAGGTGATGGTAATATTCATGTCAGCGTTATGTATGATAAATTGGTGGCCGGTCAGAGCGAAAGGGCTTTGAAGGCCAAAAAGGAAATCTTCAAGTCCACCCTGTTTTTCGGGGGGACTCTTTCCGGTGAACACGGCATTGGTTTAAGTAAAGCTGATTATATAGGAATGCAGCTTGCTGATGCTGAAATTAATATAATGAACGGTATAAAAAGGGTTTTTGATCCTCTTAATATAATGAATCCCGGGAAGGTGGTCTGA
- a CDS encoding LysR family transcriptional regulator: MELYQIKTFAVVAEEGNMTRAAKRLHASQSTISLHIKSLEEEFDVRLFLRTPKGMQPTSEGEALLEKAREVIDAVDRLKAHAQSLRGEVTGVVRVGLQTSPVYLRTPQLIKCIKENFPGLSVHFVQIPTWTIRSDIAGRRLDGGYFYSNCPPEEVDGILLENTILNVVGPASWQDKMENASWEDLAELPWIWTPDECSFHIKLEEAFSSRGLKATKAMIADSEDTHNALVRAENGLTAMRNDEASEGVKNGSFYVWPGGHVEVGLYFGFHKKRKADPTVIALLDCIGKVWKKE, from the coding sequence ATGGAATTATATCAGATTAAAACATTTGCGGTGGTGGCAGAGGAAGGTAACATGACTCGCGCTGCGAAACGTTTGCATGCCAGCCAGTCTACTATCAGCCTGCATATCAAGTCTCTTGAAGAAGAATTTGATGTCCGTCTTTTTTTACGCACGCCCAAGGGAATGCAACCCACGTCCGAAGGTGAGGCTCTTCTTGAAAAAGCCCGCGAAGTTATTGATGCGGTGGACAGGCTGAAAGCACATGCCCAGAGTCTGCGCGGTGAAGTGACCGGCGTAGTACGGGTCGGTTTACAGACCTCTCCTGTTTATCTCAGAACTCCGCAGCTTATCAAATGTATTAAAGAAAATTTTCCCGGACTTAGCGTACATTTTGTGCAGATTCCAACTTGGACTATCCGCAGCGATATAGCCGGACGCAGGTTGGATGGCGGGTATTTTTATTCCAACTGTCCCCCTGAAGAAGTGGACGGAATTCTGCTCGAAAACACCATCTTAAACGTCGTAGGGCCGGCTTCGTGGCAGGACAAGATGGAAAATGCCAGTTGGGAGGATTTAGCTGAACTGCCCTGGATCTGGACTCCTGACGAATGTTCTTTCCACATAAAGCTGGAGGAGGCCTTCTCCTCACGTGGCTTAAAGGCAACCAAGGCGATGATCGCCGACAGCGAAGATACGCATAATGCTCTGGTGCGGGCAGAGAACGGACTAACCGCCATGCGCAATGATGAAGCCTCTGAAGGCGTAAAAAATGGATCATTTTATGTCTGGCCCGGCGGGCATGTCGAGGTCGGGCTGTATTTCGGTTTTCATAAGAAAAGGAAGGCTGATCCGACAGTCATTGCCCTGCTGGACTGTATCGGAAAAGTCTGGAAGAAAGAGTAG
- the smpB gene encoding SsrA-binding protein SmpB, with amino-acid sequence MAKKKKKSPSAIAVNKQARRNYDFTETLEAGLVLVGTEVKSLRNGQVSFNDGYINFKDGEAWLVGIHIAPYDHAGHSQHDPDRSRKLLLHSLEIEKLQAKSEQKGLTVIPVKLYFTRGKIKLQIALAKGKNVHSRKEELKRRDIARDTARQLANY; translated from the coding sequence ATGGCTAAGAAAAAGAAGAAAAGCCCGTCAGCTATTGCAGTCAATAAACAGGCCCGGCGTAACTATGACTTTACCGAGACTCTGGAGGCAGGTCTTGTTCTGGTCGGCACGGAAGTAAAGTCTCTGCGCAATGGGCAGGTCAGCTTTAATGACGGATATATTAATTTTAAGGATGGGGAGGCATGGCTGGTGGGAATCCATATTGCTCCTTATGATCATGCCGGGCATTCACAGCATGACCCTGATCGTTCGCGCAAGCTGCTGCTTCATTCGCTTGAAATTGAAAAATTGCAGGCCAAGTCTGAGCAGAAAGGGCTGACGGTTATTCCGGTGAAACTGTACTTTACCAGAGGAAAAATTAAATTACAGATTGCTCTGGCAAAAGGTAAGAATGTGCACAGCCGCAAGGAAGAGCTTAAGCGGCGTGATATTGCAAGAGATACGGCCCGCCAACTGGCCAATTATTGA
- a CDS encoding (Fe-S)-binding protein, with translation MAAPKSCVQCGKCLDVCPLFKATGREELTPRAKFFLETLDSSEGLREKDFKSLAELCLSCGRCAENCPQNMSGPELVSELRSQSKGIAQICWDFWLAQPGLIWPLACVLSKLSPEGLPEPFGSAKKRMKSLFANKHEPWAELAVQVKFEKRKVALFKGCVGRYARPDWVKKAESLMNGMGLVRAAEPKFSCCGSSYKSAGLLERLSDSRQKNIRAWQDAGCPLLITFCATCLKGLKEYSLDDFSGDAQLREKWLAALIPLSSLLLDAEVRLSDNAPEQVVYHKPCHAPVDDPDRTLIGLIAAGRLLPVQEDLCCGFGGVMQLSAPELSKQVGMHCMDHLSKELKTGGNILTGCSACVIQLATIAKDEYFAAHWLDILK, from the coding sequence ATGGCCGCCCCTAAAAGCTGTGTTCAGTGCGGAAAATGTCTGGATGTCTGCCCGTTGTTCAAGGCTACGGGTCGAGAGGAGCTGACCCCGCGGGCCAAGTTTTTTCTTGAAACTCTTGATTCATCAGAAGGGCTGCGTGAAAAGGACTTTAAATCTCTGGCTGAGCTTTGTTTGTCCTGCGGGCGGTGTGCAGAAAATTGTCCGCAAAATATGTCCGGTCCGGAACTTGTTTCCGAGTTGCGTTCGCAATCTAAGGGGATTGCGCAGATTTGCTGGGATTTCTGGCTGGCTCAGCCCGGTTTGATCTGGCCGCTGGCTTGCGTTCTTTCGAAGCTGTCACCTGAAGGGCTTCCCGAGCCATTCGGATCTGCAAAGAAACGGATGAAATCTCTCTTTGCAAATAAACATGAACCGTGGGCCGAACTTGCGGTGCAGGTTAAGTTTGAAAAGCGCAAAGTTGCTCTATTTAAAGGATGTGTAGGCCGATATGCCCGGCCTGACTGGGTAAAAAAGGCTGAGAGCTTAATGAACGGGATGGGGCTTGTCAGGGCGGCTGAGCCGAAATTCAGCTGTTGCGGATCATCCTATAAAAGTGCCGGACTGCTTGAGCGTCTGTCGGATTCAAGACAGAAAAATATTCGCGCATGGCAGGATGCCGGTTGCCCTTTGCTGATTACTTTTTGTGCTACCTGCCTTAAAGGATTAAAAGAATATTCTCTGGATGATTTTTCAGGGGATGCGCAACTGCGTGAGAAGTGGCTTGCAGCACTTATACCTCTTTCATCTCTTCTGCTTGATGCTGAAGTCCGGCTGTCAGACAACGCTCCGGAGCAGGTTGTTTACCATAAACCCTGTCACGCCCCTGTAGACGACCCTGACCGTACCCTGATAGGACTTATTGCCGCTGGAAGGCTTCTGCCTGTTCAGGAAGATCTCTGCTGCGGTTTCGGCGGAGTGATGCAACTAAGTGCGCCGGAACTTTCAAAGCAGGTAGGAATGCATTGCATGGATCATTTGTCAAAAGAACTTAAAACGGGTGGAAATATTCTAACAGGCTGCTCTGCGTGCGTTATTCAGCTTGCCACTATTGCAAAAGATGAATATTTTGCTGCTCACTGGCTTGATATTTTGAAATAA
- a CDS encoding metallophosphoesterase family protein has product MKIAVISDTHLRVPDQRLTEVFNSHLADTDLLIHCGDLATFSVWQFFCQHRNFHAALGNCDEWQLSTHLKTLQTVNLHGLRIAVAHGWGSRSEVSRNVAQSFGPDFDLICYGHTHIQDWSIVSGVQMLNPGSLTSPRDDKPACVAIVDVDDEHNMECSFIPVD; this is encoded by the coding sequence GTGAAAATTGCCGTTATCTCAGATACTCACCTCCGTGTGCCTGACCAAAGGCTCACGGAGGTTTTTAACAGCCATCTCGCCGATACCGATCTGTTGATCCATTGCGGCGATTTAGCTACTTTTTCCGTATGGCAGTTTTTCTGTCAGCACCGCAATTTCCATGCAGCACTTGGCAATTGTGACGAATGGCAACTTTCAACTCACCTAAAGACCCTGCAAACCGTCAACCTTCATGGATTGCGCATAGCTGTCGCCCACGGCTGGGGCAGCCGCTCAGAAGTATCCCGAAACGTAGCTCAATCCTTCGGGCCGGATTTTGATCTGATCTGCTATGGGCATACCCATATTCAAGACTGGTCTATAGTGTCAGGGGTGCAGATGCTCAATCCCGGCAGTCTGACCTCTCCACGCGATGATAAACCTGCTTGCGTAGCTATCGTTGATGTGGATGATGAGCACAACATGGAATGCTCGTTTATTCCAGTAGACTGA
- the secA gene encoding preprotein translocase subunit SecA — translation MFNLIVSKIFGSRNERFIKKLKPQIDQIASYEPEMQKLTDEQFPQKIAEFKEQIAAGKELDELLPEVFALVREASVRSLGMRHYDVQMVGGMVLNSGRIAEMKTGEGKTLVATLPAVLNALSGKGVHLITVNDYLANRDAEWMGKLYNFLGMTVGVVVHGQTDQERQEAYACDITYGTNNEFGFDYLRDNMKFYKEQLVQRELNFAIVDEVDSILIDEARTPLIISGSSDDATSMYGQINSIIPLLKKGEDFEVDEKGRSITMTDDGVIKCEKILKIDNLYDAQHISYQHHIMQGIKAHHLFARDVDYIVKDGQVVIVDEFTGRLMPGRRFSDGLHQALEAKEGVKVESENQTLASITFQNYFRMYNKLSGMTGTADTESVEFAQIYDLEVIVIPTNTKMVRIDHPDSIYKTQREKYNAIADDIASKYKSGQPVLVGTVSIEKSELISGLLKKKKIPHDVLNAKHHEQEAEIVAEAGFKGHVTIATNMAGRGTDIVLGEGVKELGGLHIIGTERHESRRIDNQLRGRSGRQGDPGSTRFYLALDDDLMRLFGSERIAGIMDKLGMEEGEPIENGMVTKAIENSQKKVEGHNFEIRKQLLDYDNVMNQQREVIYTLRREVMHSDDISDMTSEFVEELFDDCFFPVEEAKGRPLDEETEEMVRIRLDEIFGFNRNEEFKDKLPTREQAEEWVDSILGKLKESATEHYHEIQRYFLLEALDRNWKEHLLNMDHLREGIGLRGYGQKDPKHEYKREGFELFRAMLDRIKENTIRALCHLRIETEVRDDEFQHKEQQKELEYSDNEEAQSKKKPKRRSEPKIGRNAPCPCGSGKKYKKCCGK, via the coding sequence ATGTTTAACTTGATTGTTTCCAAGATATTCGGCTCTAGAAATGAAAGATTCATTAAAAAATTGAAGCCGCAGATTGATCAGATCGCTTCCTATGAACCGGAAATGCAAAAGCTCACAGATGAGCAGTTCCCGCAAAAGATTGCTGAATTCAAGGAGCAGATCGCGGCAGGAAAAGAACTTGATGAACTTCTGCCTGAAGTTTTTGCGCTTGTTCGCGAAGCAAGTGTACGCTCGCTTGGAATGCGGCATTACGATGTGCAGATGGTCGGCGGTATGGTTTTAAACAGCGGACGTATCGCTGAGATGAAAACGGGTGAAGGTAAAACTCTTGTGGCAACCCTGCCGGCTGTTCTTAACGCTCTTTCCGGGAAAGGCGTTCACCTTATCACCGTCAACGATTACCTCGCAAATCGTGATGCCGAGTGGATGGGCAAGCTTTATAATTTTCTGGGAATGACCGTTGGCGTGGTTGTCCACGGGCAGACCGATCAAGAAAGGCAGGAAGCCTACGCATGTGACATTACGTACGGTACAAATAACGAGTTCGGTTTTGATTATCTGCGCGACAATATGAAGTTCTACAAAGAACAGCTTGTGCAGCGTGAGCTTAATTTTGCCATTGTCGATGAGGTTGACTCCATCCTCATTGATGAAGCCCGTACTCCGCTTATTATTTCAGGTTCATCTGATGATGCCACCAGCATGTACGGTCAGATAAACTCCATCATTCCTTTGCTCAAAAAAGGTGAAGATTTCGAAGTTGATGAAAAGGGCCGCTCTATCACCATGACTGATGATGGGGTTATCAAGTGTGAGAAGATCCTGAAGATTGATAATCTTTATGATGCACAGCATATTTCTTACCAGCATCACATCATGCAGGGTATTAAAGCTCATCACCTTTTCGCGCGTGACGTTGATTATATTGTAAAAGATGGTCAGGTGGTTATCGTTGATGAATTCACCGGACGACTCATGCCCGGCAGGCGTTTTTCAGATGGTCTGCATCAGGCTCTTGAAGCCAAAGAGGGAGTGAAAGTTGAGTCTGAAAACCAGACTCTGGCTTCCATCACCTTTCAGAACTATTTCCGCATGTACAACAAGCTTTCCGGTATGACAGGTACTGCTGATACAGAATCTGTCGAATTTGCTCAGATTTATGATCTCGAAGTAATCGTCATACCTACTAACACCAAAATGGTGCGTATTGATCACCCTGACTCCATTTACAAGACTCAGCGTGAAAAATACAACGCCATTGCCGACGATATTGCCAGCAAATATAAGTCTGGCCAGCCAGTACTGGTCGGTACCGTTTCCATCGAAAAATCGGAGCTGATTTCCGGCCTGCTCAAGAAGAAGAAAATACCGCATGACGTGCTTAATGCCAAGCATCATGAGCAGGAGGCTGAAATTGTAGCTGAAGCGGGTTTTAAGGGGCATGTAACCATTGCTACCAACATGGCCGGTCGTGGTACTGATATTGTGCTCGGCGAAGGAGTCAAGGAGCTTGGAGGGCTGCATATCATTGGTACGGAGCGTCATGAATCACGCCGTATTGACAACCAGCTCCGTGGTCGTTCCGGTCGTCAGGGTGACCCCGGTTCTACTCGTTTCTACCTTGCTCTTGATGATGACCTTATGCGTCTGTTCGGTTCTGAGCGAATTGCCGGCATTATGGACAAGCTCGGCATGGAAGAAGGCGAACCTATCGAGAATGGAATGGTTACAAAGGCCATTGAGAATTCCCAGAAAAAGGTTGAAGGTCATAACTTTGAAATTCGTAAACAGCTTCTTGATTACGATAACGTTATGAATCAGCAGCGTGAGGTTATCTACACTCTGCGCCGTGAAGTTATGCACTCTGATGATATCAGCGACATGACTTCCGAGTTTGTGGAAGAACTTTTTGATGACTGCTTTTTCCCTGTTGAAGAAGCCAAGGGCAGGCCGCTTGATGAGGAAACCGAAGAAATGGTCCGCATCCGCCTTGATGAAATTTTCGGCTTCAACCGTAATGAAGAATTTAAAGATAAGCTGCCCACCCGTGAACAGGCTGAGGAGTGGGTTGATAGCATTCTTGGTAAGCTGAAGGAAAGTGCCACCGAACATTATCACGAAATTCAACGCTACTTCCTGCTTGAAGCTCTGGACCGTAACTGGAAAGAGCATCTTCTGAATATGGATCATCTGCGTGAAGGTATCGGGCTGCGCGGATATGGTCAGAAAGATCCTAAGCACGAGTATAAACGTGAAGGTTTTGAACTGTTTCGCGCCATGCTTGACCGTATCAAGGAAAATACCATTCGTGCGCTCTGCCATCTTCGCATCGAAACAGAAGTGCGTGACGATGAGTTCCAGCATAAGGAACAGCAGAAGGAGTTGGAATATTCCGATAACGAGGAAGCACAATCAAAGAAAAAGCCAAAACGCCGCTCTGAGCCAAAAATCGGCCGCAATGCCCCCTGCCCCTGCGGCAGTGGCAAGAAATATAAGAAGTGCTGCGGTAAATAG
- a CDS encoding MarC family protein yields MLAIFFQTYLKLFFILTPFFAISAFLSLTQEMSPAERKRTAVKVTMAVIISSVLLYLYGRYIFELFGITLDAFRIGAGAVLFLSALNMVGGGTKKFEAGNEDDDISVVPLAIPIIVGPGTIGALLVMGSTVQGYKDMVLACTALVAAVLTVGVLLFLSSGFKRLLGKRGLNIMSRLTGLIVASIAAQIFFTGLRNFMLN; encoded by the coding sequence ATGCTCGCCATATTTTTCCAGACTTATTTGAAATTGTTTTTTATCTTAACCCCGTTCTTTGCCATCTCTGCATTTTTATCCCTTACGCAGGAGATGAGTCCTGCTGAACGTAAAAGAACGGCTGTGAAAGTAACTATGGCTGTTATCATCAGCTCTGTTCTTCTGTATCTGTATGGCAGATACATTTTTGAGTTGTTCGGAATCACTTTAGATGCTTTTCGCATCGGTGCGGGGGCGGTTCTCTTTCTTTCAGCCCTTAATATGGTTGGCGGCGGGACTAAAAAATTCGAGGCCGGTAATGAGGATGATGATATTTCCGTTGTTCCGCTTGCGATTCCTATCATTGTAGGGCCGGGAACAATCGGGGCTTTGCTTGTAATGGGATCTACGGTTCAGGGCTACAAAGACATGGTACTTGCTTGCACTGCGCTTGTAGCTGCTGTATTAACTGTAGGAGTTTTATTGTTCCTCTCGTCAGGTTTCAAGCGTCTGCTTGGAAAAAGAGGGTTGAACATAATGAGCCGATTGACCGGACTTATTGTTGCGTCGATTGCCGCCCAGATTTTCTTTACCGGGTTGCGGAACTTCATGCTGAACTAG
- a CDS encoding MlaA family lipoprotein: protein MTRNYSTTFLAFIVMTFILLSFPSQVRSQDSKAPVIMAQVGAGVIGAVKNSPDEYADDEFNEDLWGDSAQQDEAYASDPWQGYNRAMFNFNDGLYFNVMKPVTQGYMYAVPLKPRTWINNAFQNLLYPVRVTSCLLQGKFYTAGAETSKFVANTVFGFGGLGNVAGDAQSTMPLYLGNEDLGQTFGVWGIPNGPYFVLPFFGPSTIRDSVGLGIDTFVLNPFWWFGIPWYYSLSAGAYDQINKLSFHIGEYESLKEGAIDPYLGLRDAYLSYRAKQVQDSKRHNKGLKPQMTTNPDATPQN, encoded by the coding sequence ATGACAAGGAACTATTCAACCACCTTTCTGGCCTTTATTGTAATGACCTTTATCCTGCTGTCCTTTCCGTCACAGGTGCGGTCACAGGACAGCAAAGCTCCTGTCATTATGGCTCAGGTGGGGGCCGGAGTTATCGGCGCGGTTAAAAACAGCCCGGACGAATACGCGGATGATGAGTTCAATGAAGATTTGTGGGGTGACTCTGCTCAGCAGGACGAGGCATATGCTTCTGATCCCTGGCAGGGCTACAATCGGGCCATGTTCAACTTTAATGACGGACTTTACTTCAATGTAATGAAGCCAGTAACCCAAGGGTACATGTACGCAGTGCCCCTTAAACCCAGAACATGGATCAATAACGCTTTTCAGAACCTGCTCTACCCGGTACGTGTAACAAGCTGTCTGCTTCAGGGTAAATTTTATACTGCCGGTGCAGAGACCTCAAAATTTGTTGCCAACACCGTATTCGGTTTTGGTGGACTCGGTAACGTTGCAGGTGATGCACAGTCCACCATGCCTCTTTATCTCGGCAATGAAGATCTTGGTCAGACTTTCGGAGTATGGGGAATCCCAAACGGTCCTTACTTTGTTCTTCCTTTTTTCGGCCCCTCCACAATTCGTGACTCTGTTGGACTTGGAATTGACACCTTTGTGCTCAACCCTTTCTGGTGGTTCGGCATTCCCTGGTACTACTCACTGTCTGCCGGTGCATACGATCAGATCAACAAGCTTTCATTCCATATCGGCGAATACGAGTCTCTTAAAGAGGGTGCGATTGATCCTTATCTTGGACTCCGTGATGCCTACCTGAGCTACAGGGCAAAGCAGGTGCAGGATTCCAAGCGTCATAATAAAGGTCTCAAGCCTCAGATGACCACCAATCCGGATGCAACACCGCAAAACTAG
- a CDS encoding ABC transporter substrate-binding protein: MKRIAAASLFIILLTLTAGAGFSFAENSPMVRLRGGIQGVIDIINDPQYKGHPEKQEEMTLKIRETIKDFFNFEELSKRAIGRPWLQFTPEEKKQFVELFTTILEKSYLGRIEEYSGEKVAFDKETIIKGKYAQVDTRLLTGKEDIPVFYRMKLVDGVWDVYDVKIEGISLVRNYKTQFSGILDTTSEKSLSASKKELFARLKQKCQELNNNNHANADSGKSSK; the protein is encoded by the coding sequence ATGAAACGCATCGCAGCCGCATCCCTTTTTATTATACTCCTGACTCTTACAGCCGGAGCAGGTTTTTCTTTTGCTGAAAACTCCCCAATGGTCCGTCTTCGTGGCGGAATTCAGGGAGTCATCGATATTATTAATGACCCTCAGTACAAAGGGCATCCTGAAAAGCAAGAAGAAATGACCTTGAAAATCCGTGAAACCATAAAAGATTTCTTTAACTTTGAAGAACTCTCTAAACGTGCGATCGGTCGCCCCTGGCTCCAGTTTACGCCTGAAGAGAAAAAACAATTTGTCGAACTTTTTACTACAATTTTAGAAAAAAGCTATCTGGGACGTATCGAAGAATATTCCGGAGAAAAGGTTGCATTTGACAAAGAGACCATAATTAAGGGAAAATACGCTCAGGTTGATACTCGCCTTCTCACTGGCAAAGAAGATATCCCGGTTTTCTACCGTATGAAGTTGGTAGATGGCGTATGGGATGTTTATGATGTTAAAATAGAAGGAATCAGTCTGGTTAGAAACTATAAGACTCAGTTTTCCGGCATTCTCGATACAACATCGGAGAAAAGCCTTTCTGCAAGCAAAAAAGAACTCTTTGCACGTCTTAAACAGAAGTGTCAGGAGCTAAATAACAACAATCATGCTAATGCCGACTCGGGCAAAAGCAGTAAATAA